DNA sequence from the Leptospira limi genome:
ATAAACAGATTCACCATTTTGTGTTTTGCCACCAGCTTCCAATAATAATCGTTTCCAAAATTCTAGATAAGAAGTTAAAATATTTTTTTCAGAAGTTTCGACATTGGAAATTCCAGAATCTGCATACAAATAGGATTTATCTTTTGTATGAAATTCTGATACAAAACTACTAATCATTGACAATAGTAGCAGGAAATAAAGAAAACGGAAAACTTCCGACTTCACAGAGTTAACTTTTGGAAAGGAATGCCTTTTGGATTTCTTCGAAGTTTTTGGCTTTAATCAGTTTCTCCCTTTCCTCTGGGATGTTTAGAGTTTTTGCAATTAAAGCTAATGTCTTAATGTGATCCTGAAATTTGTTTTTAGGAACTATTAACATGATAAAAATTTGTACAAGGCCATGGTCCAAAGCATCAAAATCGATTCCACTAGGTGCAATTGCCATTGCACATTTTAATTCATTTACGTAATGTACGGAACAATGAGGAATCGCTACACCACTTCCGATGCCAGTTGACATTGATTTTTCTCGATTCATCAAGGAAGCAACAGTTTCGTCTTCATGAACTGCGTCTAACGTTTGTGTGGCGACCATATGCGAAATCATTTTTCGAATTGCATCTTCTTTCGTTGATGCTTTAAAGTCGAAAATGATATTTTTAGGATCCAGAATCTCCAGAAGTTGATTCATTTGGTATTACTTACTCCCACATTTCCAAACTCGACTTATTTTCCAAGAAAAACCCTTACAAATAGAGACTCTATCAGAAAAAAAACGACCACTACCCATATACCACTTATACCCAATTTTCCTACAAAAAAAGCAATCGGGAGTAAAATAAGGAAACTGACAATTGTCACATAAAAAGAACCGTAAAAATTCCTTCCAGGTGCTAATTGAATGAAAAAGGCCAAAGAAGCATAGGACAAGTTCCAAGAATAACCAGTTAACCCAACACCAATTCCCCAAACAAAAAATAAAAGGAACCAAGCAAGAAAGAAACTTAAAAGTATAGTGCGGCGAAACGAAACCCATGCAACACTTACTAGTAAAAATATACCTAAACTTTCTGCGATTGATAGGAAGAATTTTGAATTTGAGGAACTATCAGAAATCCAAGGTAAAGATATGGGTAGTAAACTTGTCTCAATAGGCAAACCAACACTAGATGCCAAATTATATTCTGATCTAAGTTGATACCCCATAAGAGAAAATGAGGAATCAAATATATACAAAAACAAAATGACAAAAATGGAAATTGGCAACCGTAAGGAATAATGTTGTATGAAGAAAAAGTGAGCCACAAAAGCAAATACCATAGATACTGATAATAAAACTGGGTTTAGCCATGCAGTAGGAATAATCAGTAAGATGATCAATAATTGCGAAATCAGACCGATCCAATATGGAGTTTGTTTATTGCGTATGCATACACCTAAATAAAGGAAAGTGAGAATCGAAGCCAAAACAATTGGGAGGATTGGTAACGGCGTTACAAAAGCCAAAGAGTACCCTAAAAAAATAATGAGTGTTAAAAAATAAAATAGATCAGCAAAAATTTCTGATGATTTAATCCCCCAACTATTTTCAGAAAGTATATAAAGGTTTTTTAACATCATAAATTTTGTTTAAACAACCTCTTCGATTCGTTTTCGAATATCAATCCCTGCTGGGCAGTATACTGTACAAATTCCACAACTAACACACTTTTCTTTATCGAATTCTTCGATTTTTCCTTTAATCAATTGGAAGGGATTTGCCTGAGTTGGGCAATATTGGTTACATTCCAAACAATCGATACAACTGAACTCTTTCCTAACTGCTGGGAGTTTTTCGTACAATGTAATTGCATAATGTTCATAGATATTAAAATAACCTAAGGAATTCACATCCATCGGCTGAATTGCTTCGAAAACCGTATCAAAAGAAGCAATCTTATAACGTTTGTCCAAATTCGCAGGGATAAAAGCCAAGGATTGACCATTTGTCAAAAAAAATTGTCTAGGTTCTAAATCCATTCGGCCTTTACGGTCCACTAAAAAGACAGCTAAGTGTCGTTTGGTGAATGGTTCACCGAAATACAATTTACGCAATATGTGATAAATTGTCTCTGCACCCAAATATAAAATCTCATTTGATTGAAGAGATTTTTTTGCCTTTTTGACATCCCATTGGAATTGTTTATGCAAAAAATATTCAGGGATACCAATAGGATGTGCAAACTTTAATGTAGGGATCTCAAAAAAGTTTTTAACTTCTACTTTGGGAAAAGTAGTTTTTAGTAATTCAATGAAACTGGAATAAGCTTCTTTCATTGAAGTTAAAATCATTTCTTCGAAATCTAAATGTTGGTATCTTGAGAAGGGAGATAAGACAATTTGAAAGGAAGGATTGGATTTAAATTTTAAGAAATAATCCTTCAGTGGCATTTCATCGATATCAAGAGATGCCAAGGCACCTTCATCAAATGCATTTATGAGTGATGAAAAATCATAACTCTTAAATTGATAAATTGAACTGGTTGACCAAGAACCATCTTGTTTGATTTGGAAAAATTTTTGATCAGCAGTTAACGTTGCGACTCCATTTACAGGTGCAAGTACCTTAGTACCGTTATGCGAGAGCATAACTTGCCCGTGAGTCACTCGAGTAGGATAGGAATCAGTAATTTCGCTGCCCGCAGGAACGGGGATCAGGAATTGACCCTGAATCGTCCGTTCTCTTTTATTTTCAGTTTTATGAAATTTACGAGCGAAGGCGCGAGGTAACCTGGGAAACAACACGCCAGTAATGATTTAGACGGCTTTCACCATGTAGATTTCGTCTTTGATTGGGAGCTCTTTTTTCAAGTTTTTGATGTAAGGTAAAATTTCTCCCATTTCTTCGTAGTATTCACAATTTGTTTGCATACGACGAGCGACGGTAAAGTATTTATAAAGTTTTTCTTCACCGGAACGTTTTGACCATTTCTTCTTGTTACATTTTACTCGAAGAATGTATTTATCTTGCTCCGATTCGTATTGGCGAACCACAACACAATGCAAACAGTTCGCGCAGTAGACTTTTTCACTCATGGATGACCCCTGGACCTAGGTTGAATTTACAGCTTTTTGGAAGGAAAGGTTTCGTCAAGTAAGTACCATCGCTCTTCCTTAAGCGACGGCACGAAGTTCTTTTTCTGCTTTGGTGGCTGGCTTGAATTTCCAGAACGACTCTGCCACAGAAAGATAGGAGACATAGAAAAATCCGATAGAATAGAGAACCATAAAACCGATCATATATGGTTTTCCGACCATGAAGGATAAATAAATGCAAAATACACAATAAGCACCCATAAAAAATTCGAGGAAAGCTCGGTAATCAACAGGAACCACATATTTGATTTTGTCCTGTAAACTATCCCCTTCTTTTTCAATTCGGAGCTTTGGTGTGCGTTTGAATCCCGATTGGACACCAAAAACAGCTTCTACCCAGGCATAAGTGTTCATCACAGCAATACCAGTTCCGATCATCACAAGGATGGGAAGGTAAACCAATTTAGATTTCCAGTTTTTGTGAATTTCTCTTTGGGAATACGCGTAAAAAATAACAGGTCCCATGGAGCCAACGGAAAGAACCGCCGCCGATCCAAATAGAATTTCCATAGGGAGGTCATCCATTTTAAATCCTGCCCAATATTCCATCAGAAGGAGAGGGGCTGTGAGAAGGATGTTGATGATCATCAGTGGATGAACTGAATAATTGATTAAGTGAGTGATCGCCTCACCTTTGATTTTCCAAGATTCTTTGGACTTCCAAATGCGAGGGATGAGTTTGACTGCCGTTTGGATGGAGCCTTTGCACCAACGGAATTGTTGTGCCTTGTATGCATTCATTGTTGCAGGGATTTCTGCCTTACAAACTACATCTTTGATATAACGGAATTTCCAACCTTTGAGTTCAGCGCGGTAAGATAGGTCAAAGTCTTCTGTGAGGGTATCATGTTCCCATCCACCAGCATCTTCAATGCAAGAACGTCTCCAAATCCCAGCTGTCCCGTTAAAGTTCATCCAAAGGCTTGAACCATTTCGTGCCACTTGTTCAATCATAAAGTGACCATCGATTCCAAAACTTTGGGCTTTGGTTAAAATATTATAAGTTTCGTTGATATGGCCCCAACGTGTTTGGACCATTCCGATCGATTCATCATCAAAATATCCCATCGTACGGAGTAAAAAATCGGGATCTGGAGTAAAATCAGCATCAAAGATTGCGATATAATCCCCTTTTGCCTTTGCCATACCTTCATCCAATGCACCAGCCTTGTGGCCTTTACGATTCGTTCTATGAACGTGTTCGATCCAAATTCCTTTTTTCTTGTACTGAGAAACGAGAGTCGCAACCTTCTCAATAGTTTCATCAGTGGAATCATCTAAAACTTGGATTTGGAGTTTTTTAGCAGGGTATTGTAAATTGCAAGCGGACTCAATCAAACGATCGACCACATAAAATTCATTAAAAATAGGAAGTTGGACCGTAACTGTTGGTAGGTTTTTGTCCTTCAAAGACAGGATTTTTGATTCATCCTCTGCGCAGTTTTGTTTGTATCTGCTATACAAAAACACCATGAGGTAGGTGTGTAACCCGAAGTAGAACAGAACTAAAATATCGAAACCGTAAAGAACCAAAAAGGATATAGATAAAAACGTGAGCATAGTTATAGTCAAAATCGGCAAATAGGGGGTTTTGGTCAAACATTTTGTGCACCGCCAAATAAAAATAGAATTTCTTTCGTTTGCGATCAAGGCCCATACCACAACATTGGTTGCAATTCTATGGATTCTCAATGGAAACGATTCTGGGAAACCGGCCTCTTCCCCTCTCTCGAATTTAGCCTTAGCCTCTCGATAGGTTATGTTTTGTCTCTGTTCTTTTATGTTGCTGGGTCAGAATTATCTTTAATTGATAGGACAGACACTGCTTATCCCATCTTACAAGCGCTCATTGCTATTTTTTTTGCAGCTGGTTTTATCTATAGGAAATACAAACAAAACTTTCCATTTGCTTTCAGTTTGGCACTACTCACACTTGCAATCGGTCAAGTGATTTGGCTTTTATTGGGGAACACTTCCGAATTCTTAATCGACTATATCTTTTCATTCGAATTAGTTTTGATAGGTGGAATCTTATCTGCTTTTTCAGTCGGTATATATGGCGGATCCTTACGTGACTTCAGGTTTTTGAGTTTTTCTTTAGGAGTAACAGTATTTACCTTTTACTCCCTTTTTGAACCTAACCAAAACTATTCGATAAAAATACTGTTAGCCATCTTGTATATACTTTTGTCGTTTTATTTTTTTAGTACTTTATTCCAACAAAATCCAATCTCTAGTAAGTTCTATAAAATTAGATCAAAAATTGGGAAACACCCTTTATTTTCGCCTTTTTATCGATCAAGTTTATCCTTACTCATCGCCTATTGTATTCTCCATTTATATTTCCAACCTGGACCCAAAATACCATTAATACTTTCTATATCATTCTCCGTGACCTTCGGAAGAGTATTATCACTATTAGGTGGCTTAAAAAAAGAGACAAAAGCAGTATTCTTAATAGGTAGAGTTGCATTATTGTTTGCTTTTTTCTTCTTTATTTACCAAACTTATTGGAGTTCATTTTACATTGCCCTTTGTATCATTGGAGGTACAATTGTTGGCTTTTTTAAACCTAATAAAACACCTTACAAAGAATATATGATGATTGGTATGGAAACAGGAATATACTTGGGACTTTCTTTCCTTTTATATTTTTGGAATTTACCAATGGGCATTCGCACATTTACTGCACTTTTATTTGTTCCCGTTTTGGTTTATCCTTACTTATTGCAAAAACACATTGTTAGATTGCCTCGCCTTTTAATGTTAGCTGGCGCAATTCTGATTGTGATCTTCTTTTTTTCTCCACCTACGATCCGAACAAATTCTCCATTTTCAAAAAAAGAGAACTTTGATCCGATCCCATTTGCCATCACAAATCTAAATTTTAATGAAGAAGAATATATTTTTTACAAATCTGTTTTACCTTTTCCTTCTAATCCTTTTTTGCCAAAAAGATCAGAAATCAAAGATAAAATCGTTGTATTAGGTTTGAGTTCCAACCAATCACAAATTATATCTTATATCGAAAGACTAAGTGAAGAAAATCATCCATTTTTAATCATTACGACTAGAAACAAAACCAATCAATTTCATCATATCAATGCACTGTCATTACTAAGTAGAAAATCATACTGGAATTTTGACATATACTATCCGAATTATATGATTCAAAAAATTACATTTGCACCAACACTTCCTAATGATTGGAAATTAAAGTATTTTCATGAAAAACTTGATAATGCTTCTTTCCAAGAAGTAGTGAACCATTTGGATTCTGTTTTAAAATATTCTTCAGGTGATTTAAGAAAAGACGCATTGGAAATCAAACATTTATATTATGAATCATTTGCTGCATATGCAAAATTTTATCATAATATTGGCCAAAATAAATTAAGTTTAGATGCGATTGCATATGCCAGGAAATTTGAATCACCGAAACCAGATTTGCTTAGAATAGCATTTAATAGTTTAAAATTCACTACACCTGAAGCAGAATACATTCCAATTCTCGAAGATTTGAGTATTGATTCAGAGTTCCAAGAGTTTGCTTGGAATTCTCTCATTCCTATGTTTGAATCTTTAGGAGATTGGAATAATGCTTTAAAAACAATGGGATTTTTAGAAAAGTATTACAGAATAAATAATCAAATTGAACAAGCAAATGAACTTGAACTAGCTAGAGTTAGGTTATACATCAACCAAGAGAACTGGAAAGAAGTAGAACCTATTATTTCTGCACGTTTAAGAGAAAATCCCAATTCTGTGATTTGGGAACGATTGAAAAATGAAGTAATCGAAAAAAAAGACTCATTTAGACGTATCAGTATACGACCAGATGCAAAAGAGGCAAGAATCCAATGATCCATTCTACATTACTCGGTATCCTAGCAGCAATTTTATCCGTTTTTGTTGCGATCTTAATTGAAGGTGCATCATTACGATCATTTTTCCATATCCCTGCCATGTTTCTTATCGTTGGTGGAACGTTAGGTGCTACCTTTGCATCTTTTTCGATTTCACAAATTTCAAAAGCCATTCGAGATACTCGATTTGCATTGCAAAAACGAAAAGAAACAGATTTAAAACTTTTATTCTTTCGATTTTGGGAAAAAGCAAGGAAAGATGGATTACTTTCTCTCGAAGAAGAATCCAAAAAATTGGATAACCCATTTTTACAAAAAGGAATTCAATTAATAGTAGATGGCTCTGATCCAAGAACGATTGAAGAAATCCTTTGGGAAGCACATGAAGAAAAAGAGAAAGAAGATTTAAAGTCTGCAAGAGTATATGAAACAGCCGCTGGTTTTTCTCCTACGATTGGAATCATTGGAACTGTACTTGGACTCGTAACGGTTTTAGAAAATTTGGATGGTGGAACGAAGGTACTCGGCCAAGGGATTGCAACTGCATTTATTGCAACATTTTATGGTATTTCCTTTGCGAATTTAATTTTGTTACCTATTTCCAACCAATTAAAAGTAGTTGCAAAACGAGAAAGTAACGAACGTCAGGCGATTATGAGAGGAATTTTATCCTTACAATCTGGTGAAAATCGCAGAATTTTAGCAGAACGAATCGATCCTTTTGTCAACCAATCATGAGATAAGTTTATTTCGAGATTGGTAAGATACAAAATAATTGGTGGATCTTTTGGTCCCGAAAGTCTGATGGTATCGATTCCAATGTACGATTCATACAGAGATACCCTCTTTCCTTCCATTCTTCTTCTTCAACTTCCATTTTAAACTTACGAAAATTAGTTGAGAACCAGATTTCACCTTGATCGGTTAGAAATTTTGTTAACAATAATAAAAGTATATTTCTATGTTTCGTCTGCACATCCCATTCTTCGTACATTTTTTTACTATTTGAGAAAGTTGGTGGATCGAGAAAAATTAAATCATATCTTTCTCGGTTAGGGTTTTTTGCTTCACCTTCTAACCATTGCAATATGTCGGCATTGATAATCTGATGATTTTGGCCAGTAAAGCCATTTCGTTGTAAATTTTGATTCGCCCATTCACAATATGTTTTTGAAAGATCGATACTTTTTGTCTTAATTGCACCACCTGACGCGGCGTATACGGAAAAAGCACCAGTATATGAAAATAAATTAAGAACAGATTTATTTTGTGATTTTTCTTTTAACCATTTACGTGTAATTCGATGGTCAAGAAATAACCCTGTATCTAAATAATCAGAAAGATTGATGCGGAATTCTAAGTTATCTTCCCTTACCCAATGATCGTTCCGTTCAATTGCTATTTTTTCGTATTGATCTGTGCCTTTTTGTTTCCTTCGACTTTTTAAAAAAAGAGTATCATCTGATATTTGAAATACATTTTTCACAATTCCGGCAATTTGTGCAAATCGTTCTTCGTGATCTGCTTCTGCTTGGAATCGTAACGAACTTTTATCATACAACACAAATCCATTTGGATATCGATCCAAAATACACGCAACTTGGGGTATGTCTTCGGAATAGATCCGATAACATTCTATATTTTCGCGTTTCGCCCATTTTTCGCGCTCTTTTTTTAATTTGCGCAAGCGATTTTCAAACATTATGAGGGCACCTAATCCTCGTTCCGTCATAGTTAGTTCCTTATTTGGTGGGCTTTTTGGGTAGACTTCCCCGCCCTACTAGAGACTGGGTGGGGTTATCCACCCGCCACCCAATACGCTCCATATAACATACCTACCGAAAAAGTCCTCTTTAATTCAATTTCTAAGATTTTTTTTTCAAAGAGGTTCATGTTTTTGATTGGTGATAGTTTCGTAATCAAAAATCATGTCGGCTATATGTCCTCAAAAGATACAACTTTTGTTTATTGTGATGGAAGTTCCCGTGGAAATCCTGGTCCAGCTGCGATAGGAGTTTCCTTTCAAGATAATGATGGAAATGAATTTTTGTCCCTATCTGAAAAAATTGGAAATGCTACTAACAATATCGCAGAATGGAATGCCTTATTTCGAGGTATGGAAGAAGCAATCAAACAAAATATCAAAAAAATAAAGTTTAGATTGGATTCAGAACTTGTCGTAAAACAGATGAAAGGTGAATACAAAGTCAAAAACAAAGATCTTTTAATATTCAAAAATAAATGCGAAGAGCTCAGAAATTCATTTGATAGTTTTGAAATTCAATATATACCGCGCGAACAAAATGCACGTGCTGACCAACTTGCAAATCTTGCGCAAGACAACAAAGGATGAAAACTTTCATTCAACAATTTGTCCTACTACTACTTTCCTTTTGGATGGCATTAGGATGTAAACCTTCCTATACAAAACAATTGGATAAAATCTTAGAAGAGGGAACTATCTATCAGTCTGCGATATTTTGTGAACAAAATAAAGTCCATCTAAAGGAAAGAGAGTTAGAATGTATCGAGGTTACAAAAAAGGCGAAAGAGGAAATTGATTCCATCATCAATCGTCGATTAGACTTAGGAATTGCACCGGTTATCATTGAGAAATCCAAAGGGAAAGAAATCGAGGAATTTTTAAAAGTACATACACAAATGGGGATCCGTTATTGGGAAATCTGGAAGTCGAGTGTGATTTTAGAATAGACAATCTCTGCCATATTGCGATAACCATTTTATATGGCTGGCGATCCTTCTCAAATTCTCAAAAAAATTGGACTCAAGGTTACGAAAAATAGAGAACAAGTTTTATCGATTTTACAAGGATCCCAAAGACCACTCAACCACCAAGAAATCATGGAAAAACTTCCGAAAGAAGAATCTTGGGATCGAGTTACGATCTATCGTGCACTTTCTGATTTAGAAGAAAAAAATCTACTAAACTCCCTACATTCAGCTGATCGTGTAACTTACTTTGAATTGAAATCGGATGGGAATCATGTTGTATCTCTTGCACATGGCCATTTGATCTGTAATGTTTGCGGAAAAATTGAGTGTATCGACGATCCCTGGAATGGCATGCCTTCCTCAAAACAACTAAAAGGTTTTACGACAGAATCAGTTGAAATTGTTTTTCGAGGCAAATGTCGAAATTGCCAGTAAACCTTTCTTCTTACATTCCTACCTTTCATAAAAATCATTTAGAGCTCATCGACTCTACCTTAAAAAATTCAGGATTTGAATGTTATTTGGTAGGAGGTTCTGTTCGTGATTTGGTAATGAAAAAAATTCCAAAAGAATATGACCTCACTACAAATGCAGAACCAAAACAAGTTAAAAAGTTATTCAGAACTGTTATAGATACGGGCATCGAACACGGTACAGTAACAATTGTGATTGATAAGGTAAACTATGAAGTAACAACGTATAGAATCGATAAAGATTATACTGATGGTAGAAGGCCTGGTCATGTTGAATTTGGGACAACATTACATGAAGATTTAAAAAGAAGAGATTTTACAATGAATGCCTTAGCATTCGATCTTCAATCTGAAGAGTTAATAGATGATCATTCAGGCTTAGTTGATATAGAAAATCAAACAATACGAACTATAGGTAATCCTATCCAAAGATTTTCAGAAGATGGATTAAGACCAATTAGAGCCCTTCGTTTTGCAAGCACTCTTAACTTTACAATTGAAGAAGAAACTAAAAAAGCAATCCATCTAACAAAACACATTACTCAAAAAATTTCATTGGAACGATTCCAAGACGAAATATTAAAATCATTTGTAGGTGAAAATCCTGCTAAAATGATTCAATTGTTAGCAGAAGAAAATATTTTCCAGATTTTTCTTCCAACTATACCAAAAGACCTAAAACCTAACGATACGATCCTTAATATGCTCAACCAAATTCCAAATGATTTGATTGGGTTCCAACTTGCCTTTGCTTTTTATTCGATTTTACCCAGCTTAACACTCAAAGAATTGGAAACACATTTACGTACTCTCAAGTTTTCAGGACAAAACATAAAAGATACAATTTTGTTTTTTGATTTGTTGTTAAAATGGAATCAAATTGAGAATACAAGTTCTCTCTCTTCATATTCGATTAAAAAAGAATATTTAGCGCTCGTTAAACGACATTTTTTAAATCGATATGAATTGAATCGTAACTTTTTTGAAAAATTAAAACCTCTTTTTGGTGATCATATCGAAACGATGATCACGATTTGGAATGAAAATCCGCCCTTATTACTTTCCGATTTGGCTATGAACGGCAACCATTTGAGTGAAAATTTCCCAA
Encoded proteins:
- a CDS encoding ATP-binding protein → MLSHNGTKVLAPVNGVATLTADQKFFQIKQDGSWSTSSIYQFKSYDFSSLINAFDEGALASLDIDEMPLKDYFLKFKSNPSFQIVLSPFSRYQHLDFEEMILTSMKEAYSSFIELLKTTFPKVEVKNFFEIPTLKFAHPIGIPEYFLHKQFQWDVKKAKKSLQSNEILYLGAETIYHILRKLYFGEPFTKRHLAVFLVDRKGRMDLEPRQFFLTNGQSLAFIPANLDKRYKIASFDTVFEAIQPMDVNSLGYFNIYEHYAITLYEKLPAVRKEFSCIDCLECNQYCPTQANPFQLIKGKIEEFDKEKCVSCGICTVYCPAGIDIRKRIEEVV
- a CDS encoding cellulose synthase family protein translates to MLTFLSISFLVLYGFDILVLFYFGLHTYLMVFLYSRYKQNCAEDESKILSLKDKNLPTVTVQLPIFNEFYVVDRLIESACNLQYPAKKLQIQVLDDSTDETIEKVATLVSQYKKKGIWIEHVHRTNRKGHKAGALDEGMAKAKGDYIAIFDADFTPDPDFLLRTMGYFDDESIGMVQTRWGHINETYNILTKAQSFGIDGHFMIEQVARNGSSLWMNFNGTAGIWRRSCIEDAGGWEHDTLTEDFDLSYRAELKGWKFRYIKDVVCKAEIPATMNAYKAQQFRWCKGSIQTAVKLIPRIWKSKESWKIKGEAITHLINYSVHPLMIINILLTAPLLLMEYWAGFKMDDLPMEILFGSAAVLSVGSMGPVIFYAYSQREIHKNWKSKLVYLPILVMIGTGIAVMNTYAWVEAVFGVQSGFKRTPKLRIEKEGDSLQDKIKYVVPVDYRAFLEFFMGAYCVFCIYLSFMVGKPYMIGFMVLYSIGFFYVSYLSVAESFWKFKPATKAEKELRAVA
- a CDS encoding motility protein A, producing MIHSTLLGILAAILSVFVAILIEGASLRSFFHIPAMFLIVGGTLGATFASFSISQISKAIRDTRFALQKRKETDLKLLFFRFWEKARKDGLLSLEEESKKLDNPFLQKGIQLIVDGSDPRTIEEILWEAHEEKEKEDLKSARVYETAAGFSPTIGIIGTVLGLVTVLENLDGGTKVLGQGIATAFIATFYGISFANLILLPISNQLKVVAKRESNERQAIMRGILSLQSGENRRILAERIDPFVNQS
- a CDS encoding Fur family transcriptional regulator, giving the protein MAGDPSQILKKIGLKVTKNREQVLSILQGSQRPLNHQEIMEKLPKEESWDRVTIYRALSDLEEKNLLNSLHSADRVTYFELKSDGNHVVSLAHGHLICNVCGKIECIDDPWNGMPSSKQLKGFTTESVEIVFRGKCRNCQ
- a CDS encoding PTS sugar transporter subunit IIA gives rise to the protein MNQLLEILDPKNIIFDFKASTKEDAIRKMISHMVATQTLDAVHEDETVASLMNREKSMSTGIGSGVAIPHCSVHYVNELKCAMAIAPSGIDFDALDHGLVQIFIMLIVPKNKFQDHIKTLALIAKTLNIPEEREKLIKAKNFEEIQKAFLSKS
- a CDS encoding CCA tRNA nucleotidyltransferase; the protein is MSKLPVNLSSYIPTFHKNHLELIDSTLKNSGFECYLVGGSVRDLVMKKIPKEYDLTTNAEPKQVKKLFRTVIDTGIEHGTVTIVIDKVNYEVTTYRIDKDYTDGRRPGHVEFGTTLHEDLKRRDFTMNALAFDLQSEELIDDHSGLVDIENQTIRTIGNPIQRFSEDGLRPIRALRFASTLNFTIEEETKKAIHLTKHITQKISLERFQDEILKSFVGENPAKMIQLLAEENIFQIFLPTIPKDLKPNDTILNMLNQIPNDLIGFQLAFAFYSILPSLTLKELETHLRTLKFSGQNIKDTILFFDLLLKWNQIENTSSLSSYSIKKEYLALVKRHFLNRYELNRNFFEKLKPLFGDHIETMITIWNENPPLLLSDLAMNGNHLSENFPNLPKTKFGEVLNQLLDIVLQTPKENEYLRLINHTADFINKLSK
- a CDS encoding ribonuclease HI family protein; amino-acid sequence: MSSKDTTFVYCDGSSRGNPGPAAIGVSFQDNDGNEFLSLSEKIGNATNNIAEWNALFRGMEEAIKQNIKKIKFRLDSELVVKQMKGEYKVKNKDLLIFKNKCEELRNSFDSFEIQYIPREQNARADQLANLAQDNKG
- a CDS encoding class I SAM-dependent methyltransferase: MTERGLGALIMFENRLRKLKKEREKWAKRENIECYRIYSEDIPQVACILDRYPNGFVLYDKSSLRFQAEADHEERFAQIAGIVKNVFQISDDTLFLKSRRKQKGTDQYEKIAIERNDHWVREDNLEFRINLSDYLDTGLFLDHRITRKWLKEKSQNKSVLNLFSYTGAFSVYAASGGAIKTKSIDLSKTYCEWANQNLQRNGFTGQNHQIINADILQWLEGEAKNPNRERYDLIFLDPPTFSNSKKMYEEWDVQTKHRNILLLLLTKFLTDQGEIWFSTNFRKFKMEVEEEEWKERGYLCMNRTLESIPSDFRDQKIHQLFCILPISK